In one Meles meles chromosome 17, mMelMel3.1 paternal haplotype, whole genome shotgun sequence genomic region, the following are encoded:
- the RGS2 gene encoding regulator of G-protein signaling 2: MQSAMFLAVHHDCGSMDKSSGNSPKSEEKREKMKRTLLKDWKARLSYFLQNSSSPGKPKNGKKSKQQTFIKPSPEEAQLWSEAFDELLASKYGLAAFRAFLKSEFCEENIEFWLACEDFKKTKSPQKLSSKARKIYTDFIEKEAPKEINIDFQTKTLIAQNIQEATSGCFTTAQKRVYSLMENNSYPRFLESEFYQDLCKKPQITTEPHAT, translated from the exons ATGCAAAGTGCCATGTTCCTGGCTGTCCACCACGACTGCGGATCCATGGACAAGAGCTCCGGCAACAGCCCCAAGAGCGAGGAGAAGCGGGAAAAAATGAAGCGGACCCT attaaaagaTTGGAAGGCCCGTTTGAGCTACTTCTTGCAAAATTCATCCTCTCCTGGGAAGCCCAAAAATGGCAAGAAAAGCAAACAGCAAACGTTCATCAA GCCTTCCCCTGAGGAAGCACAACTGTGGTCAGAAGCATTTGATGAGCTGCTGGCCAGTAAAT atgGTCTTGCTGCATTCAGggcttttttaaaatctgagtttTGTGAAGAAAATATTGAATTCTGGCTGGCCTGTGAAGACTTCAAAAAAACCAAGTCACCCCAAAAACTGTCCTCCAAAGCAAGGAAAATATATACGGATTTCATAGAAAAAGAAGCTCCAAAAGAG ataaacataGACTTTCAAACCAAAACTCTGATTGCTCAAAATATACAAGAAGCTACAAGTGGCTGCTTTACAACTGCCCAGAAGAGGGTCTACAGCTTGATGGAGAACAACTCTTATCCCCGTTTCTTGGAGTCAGAATTTTACCAGGACTTGTGTAAAAAGCCTCAGATCACCACTGAGCCCCATGCCACATGA